From Cryptococcus neoformans var. neoformans B-3501A chromosome 6, whole genome shotgun sequence, the proteins below share one genomic window:
- a CDS encoding hypothetical protein (Match to EST gb|CF187265.1|CF187265) yields the protein MTPPAFDGVGKRTRIHSTLQSMSFISTPAKDEAAAESVAAVLVYEDHVFTPPESIRRTRLETATFQRRLIQLAPGFSEISGGDTELNSMWEWYAAPQSTNTVLSPVNTTIQALQPLHSIPPHSLALAVISSPDGTRSRVHLDLAAKHWNPTGHHPIKGIRGDFPSLVVSQGAERGQLGLCAVVDQYRSHLGPVNKLDEQPLLGELPQSASDTEKYAACAATSIILAERQDTNWSDVIHALEAILPASSRGEFIPLVLQRIYDLAAKEIHIDQLHLVSRVQIALFSAFKDARLALATDIFRLNEASELVDRCATFQDDGSITFDLDSIWPLITVFDWAIGVIARAMREAILVGASAEWQGSDDSLMIDPCSPLLLLLHPILRSLVLRLLSQFHQLSIFLSTLERPILQPESKTLPASNTRDPMATVVAREQIRDIPLRQGVDVEQWGRALESLTTTSEQKDIDKSLIELSLTPLQPQIPTLINILHTSSNLFTSEYFQLDASAGSSTSLAYDAIDWSVLQEHGHRDDDDGGDDDGEAGDKDKMTVVVCDRCGWRTEALTMSVPAASGIKTHETTISPWMEWKKQSEANCICGGTWVRKQVEIEY from the exons ATGACGCCTCCAGCCTTTGACGGCGTCGGAAAACGTACGCGGATTCATAGCACGCTGCAGAGCATGTCGTTCATCTCGACGCCTGCAAAAGACGAGGCGGCAGCCGAAAGCGTGGCAGCCGTCCTGGTCTACGAGGACCACG TCTTTACGCCGCCAGAGTCTATACGCAGAACGAGGCTGGAAACCGCCACGTTTCAACGACGGCTGATCCAGCTCGCACCGGGATTCAGCGAGATTTCGGGAGGCGACACCGAGCTCAACTCCATGTGGGAATGGTACGCCGCTCCCCAGTCTACCAACACCGTCCTCAGTCCCGTAAACACCACCATCCAAGCCTTGCAGCCGCTGCATTCCATCCCGCCGCACTCTCTCGCCCTCGCCGTCATCTCCTCGCCCGACGGCACCCGTTCCAGAGTCCATCTCGACCTCGCCGCCAAGCACTGGAACCCAACGGGGCATCACCCCATAAAAGGTATACGAGGCGATTTCCCGAGTCTCGTCGTGAGCCAGGGCGCGGAAAGAGGCCAGCTGGGTCTCTGTGCCGTCGTTGACCAGTACCGCTCGCATCTAGGCCCTGTCAACAAGCTCGATGAGCAACCGCTACTGGGAGAATTACCACAGTCCGCATCCGATACTGAAAAATACGCAGCCTGCGCGGCcacctccatcatcctcgcgGAAAGACAAGACACCAACTGGTCCGACGTGATCCATGCCCTTGAAGCTATCCTCCCGGCATCTTCTCGTGGAG AGTTTATACCGCTTGTTCTTCAAAGAATCTATGATCTAGCTGCAAAAGAGATTCACATCGATCAACTACACCTTGTTTCCCGCGTACAAATCGCCCTGTTCAGCGCTTTCAAAGACGCCAGACTGGCGCTCGCAACAGACATCTTTCGGCTCAACGAAGCGAGTGAGCTGGTGGACAGGTGCGCCACGTTTCAAGACGACGGATCGATCACCTTTGATCTTG ATTCAATATGGCCCCTCATTACCGTGTTCGACTGGGCAATCGGCGTGATAGCCCGGGCTATGCGCGAAGCCATCCTGGTCGGTGCTTCAGCCGAATGGCAAGGATCAGACGATTCACTCATGATCG ACCCTTGCTCcccgcttcttctcctccttcaccccATCCTTCGATCACTTGTTCTCCGCCTACTCTCCCAGTTCCACCaactctccatcttcctctccacccttGAACGGCCCATCTTGCAGCCCGAAAGCAAGACGTTACCAGCATCCAATACAAGAGATCCTATGGCGACCGTGGTCGCGAGAGAACAGATTAGAGATATTCCATTACGACAGGGTGTAGATGTCGAACAGTGGGGTCGAGCTTTGGAATCTT TAACAACAACATCTGAACAAAAGGATATTGACAAATCTCTCATCGAACTATCCCTCACCCCACTTCAGCCTCAAATCCCGACCCTCATTAACATCCTGCACACCTCTTCCAATCTCTTTACTTCGGAATATTTCCAGCTTGATGCCAGCGCTGGCTCTTCTACGTCGTTGGCTTATGATGCTATCGATTGGAGCGTCTTGCAGGAGCACGGCCAtcgtgatgatgatgacggtggtgatgacgatggtgaGGCTGGAGATAAGGATAAGATGACGGTCGTCGTCTGTGATCGATGTGGATGGCGGACAGAAGCATTGACAATGTCGGTGCCGGCGGCATCGGGAATCAAGACACATGAGACAACGATCAGCCCATGGAtggaatggaagaagcaaTCGGAAGCGAATTGTATTTGTGGAGGAACGTGGGTGAGGAAACAAGTCGAGATTGAATATTGA
- a CDS encoding hypothetical protein (HMMPfam hit to F-box, F-box domain, score: 42.9, E(): 9.2e-10; HMMPfam hit to WD40, WD domain, G-beta repeat, score: 260.3, E(): 3.1e-75): protein MICITGPEVTDAVYRAAKQEAGGHSSLATCFYLISFFFASSFLLSQARFLLIFLTVTLFTHICSLETRQAHGADKKNSRLTHKRPPPDLILPNMSSSSAPPNMTAFPRENHYELEDQALDVIPTRAGRKLCVRHKQMANQNVNEKLQRSLDNLNPSERAAITQMWSTFSTAPHGKRKIILEGILTMCCFSQLSHLSDSLNQIIRIDPFSLLPRETSLRILGYLDAFSLGRAAQVSRSWKALADDDLLWRRMCGQHIDRKCDKCGWGLPLLERKRLRVELKDRSPAGLVEHDHKHENENGESRLVTRDQVLSGNANTVSSIGGLKSCDTSAMYLFPPNVNATAPKGIKRAAPESSIGAAKKVKMNDSDSDVEIIKPGGSSLTREVRLTRPWKTVYCERLMVERNWRKGRCSTKILKGHTDGVMCLQYHTALTNPSYSVLITGSYDRTVRVWNLDTGEEVRVLRGHTRAVRALQFDQMLLFTGAMDGTVRMWNWRAGECLRVMDGHTDGVISLNYNGYLLATGSADSTINVWNFRTGNRFTLRGHEEWVNNVVLWDGKTSPSDTDPAAIPSFTQAVSNRCQKSKSPAAASNEPTLPNIDPGAMLFSSSDDMTIKLWDLETAACIRTFEGHKAQVQSLRVLMVDMTEEEVAARDRRQRRQATPPTTGFTAASLVSPPGSQAAFGAGGASIHDAPAGFDPLEHRGRSRSDTVQPRVYVHSPDGTHKKSEREQSRGHEKKAIVASGSLDGTVKIWDVETGREQSTLFGHIEGVWAVDIDALRLVSASHDRTIKVWEKESAQCVQTLVGHRGAVTSLQLSDDMIVSGSDDGDVMIWNFASSANNVSNTASVSGPCVDITPSPTPAIV from the exons ATGATTTGCATCACGGGACCGGAGGTGACCGATGCGGTCTACCGAGCAGCCAAGCAAGAAGCTGGGGGGCACTCCTCACTTGCCACCTGCTTTTACTTaatttctttcttctttgcttcttccttccttctcagccAGGCTAGGtttcttctcatcttcttgactGTTACCCTATTCACCCACATATGCTCCTTGGAGACACGACAAGCTCACGGCGCCGATAAAAAGAACTCAAGACTGACTCACAAACGTCCGCCACCAGACCTTATCCTTCCTAAcatgtcctcttcttctgcgcCACCCAACATGACAGCTTTTCCTCGCGAGAATCACTACGAGCTGGAAGATCAAGCTCTTGATGTAATACCCACTCGGGCCGGCAGAAAGCTTTGCGTCAGGCATAAGCAAATGGCGAATCAAAACGTCAACGAAAAGCTGCAGCGT TCACTTGACAATTTGAATCCTTCAGAACGTGCGGCCATCACTCAGATGTGGTCTACATTTTCCACTGCGCCtcatggaaagagaaaaattATTTTGGAAGGCATTTTGACCATGTGCTGCTT CTCCCAGTTATCCCATCTCTCTGATTCTCTCAACCAAATCATCCGAATTGaccccttctctctccttccgcGCGAGACGTCACTTCGCATACTTGGATATTTGGACGCCTTCTCTCTAGGTCGTGCTGCGCAAGTGTCCAGGTCTTGGAAGGCGCTTGCCGACGATGATCTCCTTTGGCGCAGAATGTGCGGCCAACATATTGATCGAAAATGCGATAAATGTGGTTGGGGTCTTCCTCTACTTGAACGAAAAAGGCTTAGAGTTGAGTTGAAGGATAGAAGTCCTGCCGGCCTTGTTGAGCACGATCACAAGCACGAAAATGAAAATGGGGAAAGTCGACTGGTTACAAGGGATCAGGTGCTTTCAGGCAACGCGAACACAGTGAGCTCGATTGGTGGTTTGAAGTCTTGTGACACCTCGGCAATGTACCTCTTCCCTCCGAACGTAAACGCTACCGCCCCTAAAGGCATCAAAAGGGCTGCCCCCGAGTCATCCATAGGGGCAGCAAAGAAGGTCAAGATGAATGACAGTGACTCTGACGTGGAGATCATCAAGCCCGGTGGTAGTAGCTTGACTAGAGAGGTCAGGTTGACTAGGCCATGGAAAACTGTTTATTGCGAGAGattgatggtggagaggaacTGGAGAAAGGGCAGATGTAGCACCAAAATTCTGAAG GGTCATACCGATGGTGTCATGTGTCTTCAGTATCACACTGCTCTTACAAACCCGTCCTATTCTGTTCTCATCACAGGTTCTTACGACAGGACCGTTCGCGTGTGGAATCTTGATACGGGTGAAGAAGTTCGCGTCCTTCGAGGTCATACCCGTGCTGTCCGAGCGCTCCAATTTGATCAGATGCTTCTCTTCACGGGTGCTATGGATGGTACGGTCCGTATGTGGAATTGGAGGGCCGGTGAGTGTTTGAGAGTTATGGATGGGCATACGGATGGTGTCATCTCTCTCAACTACAACGGGTATCTTCTTGCGACTGGATCCGCCGATTCAACGATAAACGTCTGGAATTTCCGTACCGGCAATCGCTTCACTCTGCGTGGTCATGAAGAATGGGTCAACAATGTCGTACTCTGGGACGGGAAGACTTCGCCATCCGACACTGATCCTGCTGCCATCCCGAGCTTTACTCAGGCTGTCAGTAACAGGTGTCAGAAATCAAAATCCCCAGCTGCTGCTAGCAATGAGCCAACCCTACCCAATATTGACCCGGGTGCGatgctcttctcttcttcggacGATATGACCATCAAGCTTTGGGATCTTGAGACTGCCGCTTGTATTCGTACTTTTGAAGGACACAAGGCTCAAGTCCAATCTCTGAGGGTGTTGATGGTGGACATgacggaggaagaagtcgCAGCCCGAGACCGACGTCAGCGTCGGCAGGCGACTCCTCCCACCACAGGCTTTACCGCTGCCTCGCTAGTCTCCCCCCCAGGCTCTCAGGCGGCGTTTGGCGCCGGTGGTGCCTCCATCCACGATGCTCCTGCTGGTTTTGACCCGCTCGAGCACCGGGGCCGTTCTCGTTCTGACACGGTTCAACCGCGAGTTTACGTACATTCCCCTGACGGTACCCACAAGAAGTCTGAACGGGAGCAGTCTCGCGGgcatgagaagaaggccatTGTTGCATCTGGCAGTCTTGACGGCACTGTTAAGATTTGGGATGTTGAGACTGGTCGAGAGCAGTCAACGTTGTTTGGCCATATTGAAGGTGTCTGGGCTGTCGACATTGATGCTCTAAGATTAGTCTCGGCTTCTCATGATAGGACAATCAAGGTttgggaaaaagaaagtgcACAGTGTGTGCAAACTCTGGTCGGCCACAGGGGTGCTGTCACCTCGTTACAATTGAGTGATGACATGATTGTTTCGGGCTCTG ACGACGGAGACGTCATGATTTGGAACTTTGCCTCTTCGGCCAACAATGTCTCGAATACGGCAAGTGTTAGCGGACCTTGTGTTGATATCACTCCATCCCCGACTCCTGCCATTGTATAA
- a CDS encoding hypothetical protein (Match to EST gb|CF187865.1|CF187865), producing MSSSPFTEDALNRYRITHSDRELRPLLRRLHQLPKLSSSASPEESIVERQLVYLELLKWRTGIERIIGSVGNLEKQKSDYERQTREIKGRTESMKQLLAKEEEYLGKARKLRDHRVKCDELAAKIRARSRSRNELDEQITTLETSLEEQRASHAIYVQTAQARADTFAHIAKLIEECRNVKLPVDPSLATVALEKTDVVEPPAMTSAPPTIQLNPAAVPYQPTAAKTASSSTLKAPSGGYALPSRPSNSPLHSSGNSRNQNSSRPASYLLPNRPNGGGRGPATSLAGQVKGRGGLEDGEVGPEEGELDERGTKRGHETEVTTRRSTRRRM from the exons atgtcatcctctcctttcaCAGAAG ATGCCCTCAATCGGTACCGCATAACCCACTCAGACAGGGAACTCAGACCGCTTCTCCGACGTTTACACCAACTGCCCAAATTGTCGTCATCCGCGTCTCCGGAAGAATCCATTGTAGAGCGGCAACTTGTTTATCTCGAGCTTCTGAAATGGCGTACCGGAATCGAGCGCATCATAGGATCTGTCGGCAATTTGGAGAAGCAAAAAAGCGATTATGAAAGGCAAACGAGGGAGATTAAGGGAAGGACTGAATCTATGAAGCAATTGTtggcgaaggaggaagaatatTTGGGGAAGGCGAGGAAATTGAGAGATCATAGAGTCAAGTGCGATGAGTTGGCCGCAAAGATCAGGGCAAGGTCCAGAAGTAGAAATGAGCTCGACGA GCAAATAACGACTCTTGAAACCTCTCTTGAAGAGCAGCGGGCATCGCACGCCATCTATGTTCAAACTGCTCAGGCGCGCGCGGATACCTTTGCGCATATCGCGAAGCTCATCGAGGAGTGTAGAAATGTCAAGCTCCCGGTCGACCCTTCTCTAGCGACGGTTGCTTTGGAAAAGACGGACGTGGTCGAGCCGCCAGCGATGACATCTGCGCCGCCGACCATCCAACTTAACCCTGCTGCTGTGCCATATCAGCCTACCGCAGCCAAGacagcttcttcgtcgACATTGAAGGCTCCTTCTGGAGGTTatgctcttccttcacgTCCATCCAACTCGCCTTTGCACTCTTCGGGTAACAGCCGTAACCAGAACTCCTCCCGACCCGCGTCATACTTGTTACCGAACAGACCAAacggtggtggaagaggccCGGCAACGTCATTGGCGGGACAGGTAAAGGGTCGAGGGGGATtagaggatggagaagtagggccagaagaaggagagctGGATGAGAGAGGAACTAAAAGAGGGCATGAGACAGAGGTGACGACGAGAAGGAGTACTAGGAGAAGAATGTAG
- a CDS encoding hypothetical protein (Match to ESTs gb|CF187256.1|CF187256, gb|CF187243.1|CF187243, gb|CF187242.1|CF187242; HMMPfam hit to Dynein_light, Dynein light chain type 1, score: 155.8, E(): 9e-44), producing the protein MDLQGRSPSPEQQGVKFPRFGPDGQPLKAVIKNVDMSEEMQQKAVETVFESFDRYDQEKDMAMYVKKQFDRLYGTTWHCVVGKNFGSFVTHESKNFIYFYLGRVAILLWKTT; encoded by the exons ATGGATCTCCAAGGACGCTCCCCCAGCCCAGAGCAGCAAGGCGTAAAATTCCCCAGGTTTGGTCCCGATGGGCAGCCTCTGAAAGCGGTCATCAAAAACGTAGACA TGTCAGAAGAGATGCAGCAAAAGGCGGTCGAAACAGTGTTTGAATCATTTGACCGATACGATCAGGAGAAAGACATGGCGATGTATGTCAAAAAGCAATTCGATCGGTTGTATGGAACCACCTGGCATTGTGTTGTTGGCAAGAA CTTTGGAAGTTTCGTCACTCACG AGTCCAAGAATTTCATTTATTTCTACCTAGGTCGTGTTGCTATTCTCCTCTGGAAAACGACATAA